One genomic region from Vitis riparia cultivar Riparia Gloire de Montpellier isolate 1030 chromosome 17, EGFV_Vit.rip_1.0, whole genome shotgun sequence encodes:
- the LOC117904888 gene encoding uncharacterized protein LOC117904888, whose protein sequence is MADWGPVLIAVVLFVLLTPGLLFQVPGKNRVVEFGSMHTSGVSILVHTVIYFGLITIFLIAIGVHIYTG, encoded by the coding sequence ATGGCGGATTGGGGACCGGTGCTTATAGCGGTGGTGCTGTTCGTGCTGCTGACGCCGGGGCTGCTGTTTCAAGTTCCTGGAAAAAACAGGGTGGTGGAGTTCGGAAGCATGCATACAAGCGGGGTGTCTATTCTGGTCCATACCGTCATCTACTTCGGCCTCATCACCATCTTTCTCATCGCCATTGGCGTCCATATTTACACTGGTTAG